A stretch of DNA from Streptomyces gobiensis:
GACCGGCGATGCCGGAAACTGGGACAGTGCCGCCTGCCGCTTGGTATCCAGACACTTCAACGGCACCAGCACTGCCTGACGACCACCCTTCGCGATCCGGGCGGTCTGCCCCTGACTGGCGGCCTCCACCAGCTCATACAGCCGCCTGCGTGCCTCCTCCACCCGCAACGGCCCGGAACACACCCCGTCTCCCGACTCCGGCACACCGACCTCCTCACATCCAGCAAAGCGTAAGGAAAATACCACACCAACCCGTAAGGAAACACGGTGACACGTAAGGATTTTGCTGGTGAGTAATGGGTGCGGGCGGGGCTGCCGTACCGGCCGCCGCGCGAGGGCAGCCTCCCTGCCAACGTGGCCGCCCCAACGCACACAGCAGAGCTGCCGGCTTCCGCAGCGGCTCGTAAGGACAGCGTGTGGCGGGGTGCCCGAGCCCGCGCTTACGGCGTCGTACCGTCGGCACATGCCGCCTCGACAGTCCGCGCACCAGTTCGGTGACCTGGCGCGCCCTCAGTTGCTGCTCACTGCGGTGGCACTGGCCCCAGCAAAGCAGGACGCAGCGCAGCACGTCATCTTGCGCGGTGACTTTCACACACCCAGAGGCAGGCCTGTCGCAGTGCTGGTGCCCCTTGGTGGCATGCAGATGGTTGCGGACGACCTGCAGATTGGCTTCGTAGGTGAGAACGGAGAGCGAATGTCGCTGGGCCCTGGCATCGGTTCTTGATCGAGATGCTCAGAAATGTTGATGAGAACTGGCAGCACGCAGAGGGCTCTGCTCCGGTGTGTCGGCGCCGGTGGACATAATTCGGCTGTGGACCTGAGACCGGAGCTGCTGTCCCCGCCTGTGAGCCGACAACGACTGGATGAGTTGAGCTGCGAGATCGCTCGGATCGCTGACCTGGTGGCCGACCGTTCCGAGGACGCTGACGAGGCCATCCGAGCCTTCAATGCGATAACCGGCCATGATTACGTGGCCCTCGACTTCGCCGAGTACTACGGAAGCAGGGTCCTGGCGGAGTTCGCCAGGGAGGCGGCCCGGCCACCTCGTCTTCGGGTTGCAGACATCACGAGGGGCGAGCTCGTCGAAATCGTCCGCAGACTCCTTGCGGCTGACCCGGAGAGCGGCTACTACGTGCAGCTCCTCGAAGCGAATGTGTCGCATCCCCGAGTCAGTGACCTGGTCTTCCATCCCTCGGACGACCTCCAGGATGCATCTGCGGAGGAGATCGTCGACGAGGCCCTGAAGTACCGGCCGATCGAACTCTGAGCCATGAGGATGAATCAGCCGGCCGCCGCCTGTTGTTCGGCACGGGCTCGGGTGGCGGCGAGGCGGTAGGAGCCGGTGCCGGTTTCGATGATGTTGCCGCCGAAGGTGAGGCGGTCGACGATGGCGGCGCAGAGACGCGGGGCGGTGAACGTCTTGGTCCAGCCACTGAATGGTTCATTCGAGGTGATGGCGACGCTGTTCTTCTCCTCGTGTTCGGTCAAGACCTGAAAGAGGAGTTCGGCGCCGCGGCGGTCGAGTTCCATGTAGCCGGGCTCGTCGATGCAGAGAAGGTCGACACGTCCGTAGCGGGCGATGGTCTTGGTCAACTGTTTCTCGTCGGGGGCTTCGACCAGTTCGTTGACCAGCTTCGTCGCCAGCACGTACTTGACCCGAAAGCCGGCCATCGCTGCCTCGGTGCTGAGTGCGATCAGCAGGTGGGACTTGCCGGTGCCCGAGTCGCCGATCAGACACAGAGCAGACCCTTTTTGATCCATTCGCACTTGGCGAGGGTGTGGATCACGGCCGCGTCGATGTGTTGGGGTTGGCGTCGAAGTCGAACTTGCGAAGCGACTTGTCCCGGGGGAAGCCGGCGGCCTTGATGCGCCGCTCGGAGCGACGGCGGGCCCGGTCGTCGCACTCGGCCAGAAGGAGTTCGGCGAGGAAGCCGAGGTAGGACATCTGCTCGCGGCCGGCGGTCTCGGCGAGTTCGGGGAAGTGGGACCGGGTGGTGGGCAGCCGCAGCATCCGGCATGCCTGGTCGACCGCGGTGGTGGCGGCCTGCTCGGTGAGTCCTCGCTGGCGAGGGATGGTCACGGCGTTCTCCTTCAGGGGGTGGGGCGGTCGGGTCGGCGAAGCCGCAGGAGCTGGTCGTAGTGGGCCACCGAGGGCGGGGGCCGTTTGTCAGGCGGAAGGCGGGGCCAGGCTGTGTGCGGTCAGTGGGGCGATGCTGGTTCGGCTGCCGGGGGGCGGCCGGTTCTGGGGGCTCTTCAGGCGTGGTGTCGGCTTCCGCTGCTTTGCGGGCCTCAAGGGCGACGGCGTCCACGGTCAGCGCGCCGGTCTTGAGGGCGGCGGCGAGGCCGGCGACCGGGTGCCCGTGGGGAAGGTGGCGGCTCAGCAGGAGGACCTCGATCGGAGCGCGGGTGCCTTCCCGCTCGCCGCGGGCCTTGATGGCCGCTTCCCACCAGGCGTCGTGAATGGGGGTGAACCGGCCTGCGGACCGTGCCTGGTCGAGAGCGGTGGCCCCGGGCAGGGCACCCGGCTTGCGGACGAGTGCTTCCAGGTAGTGGTCCAGTTCGAGGCGGGTTCCGCCGCGGGCAGATGAGCCGCTCGTGCCGACGCGACTTCCTCGCGGCCGTCGTAGACCACCACTTCAGAGGCGTGCAGCATGACTCGGGCGGTCCGGCCGATCAGTCGCACCAGCACCGAGTAGCGGTTCATCCGGACGCAGATCTGGCTGTAGCGGTCGACCCGCAGGGGTAGAGAGCCGGCCCGTCTCGAACGGCTCCTCAGGCAGCGGCGCCAGCGTCGGCCGCTCGGTCGCAAAGTACTCGCCAATGGTGCAGGGCCGGGACCGGATGCGACGGGCGTCGTCCTCCTCGTCCCACCGGTCGATCATCGCCTTCAGCTCCGCGAGAGTCTCCACCTCGGGGACAGGGACCAGGTGATTTCTGCGGAACCAACCGATCTGGCCCTCGACGCCACCCTTCTCATTAGCGCCGCGCAGTCCCGGTTGGTTGGCCGTAGAGGGCATCGATGCCGTAGTGGGAGCGGAAAGCGGTCCAGCGTTCGGCTTCGACCCGGCGGCGGGAGAGACCCAGCACCTGGGCGACCGCAGCTCTAAGGTTGTCGTAGCGGACTTCCCGGTCGGCACTCCTCTAATATGCGGGTCTCGTTGTCAAGCCATTGGTCGTGGCGAGCGCGGGCGAAGTGTCCGGTCTCATGCGACCCGCTCGGATGTGAACAATGTTGGGGTGGTCAGCGGCGAGGTTTCGGTGAAGCTGTTTCGCAGGCCGAGGAAGCACTGTCAGTGGCCGAGGAGACACTGATGTCATGAAGACCTCCTCGTCCACCGCAGCCAGTTCGGCCGAGCCTTCCCTGACCCTGGTCGAGTCGATGGGCGGTCCGCTGATAGCCGTACCAGTTTCCGCATTGGACGGCTGGTGGGGTTGCACGGAGTCGGGGGTGGGCATCGGCGACGGGGATGTCCGGGACGACTACGACCGTGCCTGTGGCGTGGAGGGCCTGGCCGGAGTGATTGCTGTTGGAGAGGAAGGTTTGCGAGGGCTGGTACTGGCAGACGACCCCGCCAGGACCTGCTATCTGCCGGAACACCACGCCTTCGTCCGCTGGCTCGCAGCCGAATCCGAGGCCGATCTGATCGCCGCAGCCAAGACTGTCCTCGCCGACCCCACCACAGAGTGGGAGGAGTGCGGTGTCTGGGAGACGGACGGCCCTGCGGTGCTTATGGACTCCGTCACTGCTGGGGCTGAACTGGATGTTGAGTACCCCGACGGCGGAGGGCTGCCGGAACAGGCCGCCGTCACGATAGGGCCCGGTCGCTGGACAGTCCGCGCCGTCCACACCTGGGCAAACGAGGAGACCTGGGTGGGCCTGGTCCAACTTCTGCCCTCGTCCGAGAACTAACGGGAACCACCACTGGGCAGAACATCAGGAAGCTTCGCCGTCGAGACGCTGGAGGAGTCCATCGAAGATCTGCTCCCGTGCGACCTGTCCTTTGGCCGCCGCGTCGTCTCGCTGGCGTTCGAGGGTGGACCGGAACTCGATCGTGGTGACGAAGAACGTGCAGGACTCACAGATCGACTCGAAGTGGCAGTCCATCTCGACGGGCGAGCGCAGTGGCCATTGCCGTGCATCCGGCGGTGCATCTCCCTGCGGAGCTTGGCCATCTCCGTTCCCTCGGCATCGGCTGGCAGCTGGCGCGGGGCGTCGTAGAGTGCCTCGGCCTTCTCCGAGACGGCGAAGTACCCGTCTGCGACGGTCCGGTCGGCGATCCGCGCGTGAACACGTGTCATGGACAACGACCTATGTCCAAGTAGCGCGGCGATGGCCTCGGACAGATCCTCCAGTGTGGGCCGGGGCCTGTCGTACGGCGTGGAGGTGCAGCGAGGTGCTGCGCGGAGCCGAGTACGCGGATGTGAGGGAGGTCCCAGTCGCTGGCTGCTCCGACGGGTTGGGAACCACGCTCAGCGCTCTCTCGCGTTGAACTTGCCAATCTTCTCCGACAGCTCGGCGAGCGAGTCGATGCGCCAGGTGGCCAGGCGGTCGGCATCCGCTTCGTGCTGCTGAATCGTCCCCCACGGCCCGCGACGGATCAGCGCGGTATACATCCCCGCAGCAGCAGCGGGCCGGATGTCGTTGTCGAGCCGGTCCCCCACGTACAGGATCTCCCCGGCCGCGAAGGGGACGGCCTGCACGAGACGAGTGAAGAACGCGGGATCAGGCTTGGCCGCGCCCCAGTCGTCGGACGTACCGATCAGGTCCACATCCGCAGTGAACAGCTCACGCAGAATGCGTCCCGCGCGCACCGTCTGGTTACCGGCGATCCCCAGCCACAGACCATCGGCGCGCAGCTGGGCAAGGGCAGGGCGTACATCGGGGTACACATCCTCCTCGCCGAAGGTCTCCGGCTGCCCGGCAGCCGCGCGTTTCTCCCGCTCGGCATACAGATCGAAACCGGGCCGGAAGACCTGGAACGTCTCACGGTAGTCCTGGCCGCAGGCAATGACAGCCCCGAACATCGCAGCGAACGTATGCCGCGGCACCCCCAGCCAGTCCGCCCAAGTGCCGTACTCGCGGGTCTCATCCACCAGACACTCACCGACATCGAACACCACCGCACGCATCACGAACCACACCCTATAAAGCCTGTGAACACCGCAAGACCGCACCCGGTAAAGACCCATCCGTCGATGGTGCCCCGCCAAGTGGTGTATCCGATCCAGAGGAGAACGTGCAGGTCATGGCTGAGATCGGGGTTCCCGAGGCCCGCACCGGCCTGATGGTTCGTCAGCCCATGGCGCGACGCGAACCGCCGTTTCTGTTCTCGGACGGCATGCCCCGAGGTC
This window harbors:
- a CDS encoding bacteriocin immunity protein, producing MDLRPELLSPPVSRQRLDELSCEIARIADLVADRSEDADEAIRAFNAITGHDYVALDFAEYYGSRVLAEFAREAARPPRLRVADITRGELVEIVRRLLAADPESGYYVQLLEANVSHPRVSDLVFHPSDDLQDASAEEIVDEALKYRPIEL
- a CDS encoding Imm21 family immunity protein, with the translated sequence MKTSSSTAASSAEPSLTLVESMGGPLIAVPVSALDGWWGCTESGVGIGDGDVRDDYDRACGVEGLAGVIAVGEEGLRGLVLADDPARTCYLPEHHAFVRWLAAESEADLIAAAKTVLADPTTEWEECGVWETDGPAVLMDSVTAGAELDVEYPDGGGLPEQAAVTIGPGRWTVRAVHTWANEETWVGLVQLLPSSEN
- a CDS encoding HAD family hydrolase yields the protein MMRAVVFDVGECLVDETREYGTWADWLGVPRHTFAAMFGAVIACGQDYRETFQVFRPGFDLYAEREKRAAAGQPETFGEEDVYPDVRPALAQLRADGLWLGIAGNQTVRAGRILRELFTADVDLIGTSDDWGAAKPDPAFFTRLVQAVPFAAGEILYVGDRLDNDIRPAAAAGMYTALIRRGPWGTIQQHEADADRLATWRIDSLAELSEKIGKFNARER